Genomic window (Nilaparvata lugens isolate BPH chromosome 7, ASM1435652v1, whole genome shotgun sequence):
tcgctcggtcaactatatcAATAGGTAATTGGTTATAATAACCTAATAGATCAACATATTATGAggcttttatcaataattgaagatACTGTACATCAGTTTATTTGGATCGTTGATTTTGAAGATGAGAAATCCGTCTGAAAACCATCCAAAAAAGTAAAGTTGATTATCAATTTGATAATTTCTATAAATCAGAATGTCAAATTAATTTCCTAGTATTGAAATATATACTGTTGGATTGCTAAAAAGATAAGGCTTTACAGTTCAATCTGAAAGTTTTGACatatggaaaattattttctgCTTAGATATATGTCATCCTTTTCATAAGAGACGACACTTTAGCGGCTTATTTTAATAACAGATGTCAATAGTTGTCACATAGTGTCCTGCGCAACAACCTTGACATTTTGTAggtcatttttttattttagagtTTCTATCAATTACTAAGTCAACAGTTGTTAAAGTAATTTGCATCAAAATACCCCTCGCTgagtgttaaggtgcgtacagatatacgcgccgcgaacatgagcaattcactttcaatcagctgactatatctgtatttttacagaaacggtaagatacagatataaaaagcttggcatcagctgattgaaagtgaattgctcatgttcgcggcgcgtaaatctgtacgcacttttaCAGTTACAATAGTAACTACATCATtgaaatcaaaaaataaattaataaggagAACTACTAAAAGAACATGTATACTAAGGAAATTGAGCTTATCAACAACATTATGTTGGCTAATCCaaatattgtattcattgattcatacattcTTAGATTATGCATTGTATATTCTCACAAAGGACATTATAATACAGGATCGGTACTTATAAGACAAGAAATATCAGAtctatgataattattacaatattcttatatctcAAACTAAAGTATTGCCTATTCTCTTTCGATCCTAAAACTATTTACGACCAGAATCATATCTGAATAACAAGATTGAAATAGCCCATATAAACAGACATAAGTAGGCTAAACATATCAGGCTTTCCAGCTGGCTTGTTTAGGTTTGAAGCGGTGGCATGtaggagaaagaaagagagaaattaatagaaaaagatagagtgagagagagtgagggatagagagagagagagtgagaggcaTGTAAATCGTGTCCAGTTGGTTTCGGTGCGGTCCCTAGGGAAGGAAATTAATAACAGGGAAACTATACACTGTCAGACCTTCGTCTCCCTGAAGTTTCAAGTTTAAAGTCACGCCTCCAACTTCTCCAGACTTCCCTCCTTCTCTCTCCTTGCCAACAAAGAACCACTACTCTTAATTTGAAGCTGATGGATGTTCTGTCTCGCTTTTTCCCCATTTCGTTCCGTCTCTTGTGAGTCGGAAACACCTTGCAGGGGATCCAATAATTGGTTCCCTTTGGTTTCATCGCATCACACATCTTTCCCCAATTCTTCACGCAATGGCATGGGTACCAACAAAATCCAACTACGAAGAATGGAACACATTGTATAGGGTTTCCTAGTTTTTTGTATGTGGAGCCTCCAGCAGTgactgttcaaatattttccaCAAAACTTGAGTTTGATAGGCCTCAATTTATTTGGGTTATTCTCTGGAATCCATTGAAATATTTCTCCTAAATGTCATTCAattgagtatttttatttactataaaattataaaaattcaataggttattgaataaatcaagCAGTAACTTTCTTCGatgattcaaattgaaatttatgataaatcaaaaactattcatagaattattgataataattattattgtcgattgcaggtaaaatttatatttttgatgtTTGCTTATGTCTTTAACCTGCATCCAACgaaattgaaaactataataatttcaatcataaagctgcgtttacaccaaagttatattaacaaaatgtaaataacataatccttatcgattctattagattgaacgtaacttgacaaacacatatgttcatcttgtgtatgataagttatgttcaatctaatagaatctataaggattaagttatttacattttgttaataactttggtgtaaacgctgcTTAAGAGGTAAATCCTATTTGAGTTTGAGCGAACTAGGAGTTAATAAATAACTTAATAGGAGTAATATACAGAGGAACTTGCAGCGATAGCATGAGATCGAAGCTACTTGAAATTCTATATACCATACATTTTTGGAATCATCTGTTTCTGGTATCTCTAGTATTTCGAGTTTTCACTCAATTTTAGCGCACAAATTATACGGTTAGACATCAGCTTCTGCCGTCTGGATTTTGGAAGTACACTTAATTTCCAGTTTCAGTTAAAAATCATTTCTGATCCTCTTGTAAGGCAGTGGGTGGTCAGCATGGTGtgttgttggtgatgttgtgtCATGTGGCAGAGTCTAGTGATGAATTTGTGATTAAAAGATTTTGAAGATGTAATATATATGTTTGTagtaataggcctacataaatgAAAGCCAGATTCTATACAGATTCCATAGTCTATTCTGagcagtttgaaaaatatcaaattatgattgtctcttttctgtatagggctacttgtaatataaatagatatacaaatttcagtacccttttttgaactattttatcaatataaataataaattattcaaatcattgaattataaattatttatagtgataaaataattattcaaaagagggtactgagatttgtatttctatttatatcaaattatgagtttgaaaaataaaactcTTCACTTAGAAAGCACACACAAATTATCCCaaatttttttcagattgaaATCGTATACAAGCCTCAATAAGTGAGAACCCATTCAAACCTAATATACAGTTCATTGTCCAATATTGAAGCATTAaggtaaaaatacaaataaaataatgtccTTTCTTAATTAGAAAGCACACACACATTTATACATCccaaattttattcagtttgaaATCGTATACTCAAGCCTCAATAAGTGAGAACCCATTCAAAACTAATCTACAGTTCATTGTCCAATATTGAAGCATTAaggtaaaaatacaaataaaataatgtccTTTCTTAATTAGAAAGCACACACACATTTATACATCccaaattttattcagtttgaaATCGTATACTCAAGCCTCAATAAGTGAGAACCCATTCAAAACTAATCTACAGTTCATTGTCCAATATTGAAGCATCaagggaaaaataaaaataaaataatgtccTTTCTTCACTTAGAAAGTACACACAAATTATCCCAACTTTTATTCAGATTGAAATCGTATGCTTCAAGTCTCAATAAGTGAGAACCCATTCAAATCTAATCCACAGTCCAACGTCCAATATTGAAACATGAAgtaaaaatcataaatttttaTTAACTTTCATCATTAGTAATCTCGATACTAACTTACAGTGATTTATAGAAATCAGTAAATGTGTAATTCACAAAACTATGTGATTCACAAATCCAAACTGTGATTCCCATTCACAAAAAAACTGATAGTTTATCATTGATatagtttcaaaaattaattaatcaattagtcaacttgaaaaagtgacctgtgtggtcatgtaccgaataaaactgtgtagaatttgacaacatatgtgtgtgttttatttaattaatcaattcctttataataaattaaatgagataaaatattctgataAATTTTAAGTTCAGGGAGGATATCCATTAAATTCCGTTCTTATccagaaattgattgattgattgagtactttatttatgtagattacaatatactggcttatacacttatatacaatggcttacaatacagcaaaattatagatgaatttacataatatagactaagaaaataactattgaactgtatatgatatgaaaaagtaatttgtaatataataactatagatattatattgttatgcatctacataaattggcggagctttggacatatcaatgtccattcttcggaaagaatattaaaaatatcctccccactaactctctatcaaAGAAATAGAGTATATTCAGACTATTTGTGTCTATTCTGACAATagtatattttctacaataccCCACTGCACTACTATTGcaactttcattaataattgaacaGTAGTGCTCTTGACTGATAGACTAGAGTAATAATTCTGAGACTAATTTTTGGTTGAATCAGTGTGTGTGTAGCCTACTATATTGAGTGCCACTTCAGATTATCAGCATTGGTTGCATGGGACGcattaaatatgaaatatgctgactgtttgaagtgaattgcaATCCCCTCCAAGGTGCCCGTGCATTGATAAGAGATAGTGAACTTTCATATAAAAGAGAGCGTCGATCGAATCCATAGTCAGTCTAGAACAGTGAATTGTACAGTGACTACATCGTCCTTGAAAATATCATCTCTCATGCTTCTCTCGTATATAATTGTAGTTCCAAGTGTATAGTTTGTgcttgttaattaataatattggtgAAAATGGTGATTTACACAATTTGTCAAAAGGTAGCGTACCGTactttaaacatttttttaaaaattggaaaGTGATTTTAGAAtgaaaatacaagaaataattgaccgaaaaTGATTTGCTCGACTTTAAATTAACTTGAGCTTCTAATGAAGTGTTAAAAAATGGTACTGAAAAGCTAACTCCTAATTCTACTTCATTATTAACATAGGCTACTCAAtgaaaatacaagaaataattGAACGAAAATGATTTGCTCAACTTTAAATTAACTTGAGCTTCTAATGAAGTGTTAAAAAATGGTACTGAAAAGCTAACTCCTAATTCTACTCCATTATTAACATAGGCTACTCTATTCTTTAAAATGTTGTTGTGAATAAGTTGATGTGGtagatattcatattgaatgaatacgactTGATATTGGCAAAACCACTATTTAAtttaaacaatttgagatactagtttctgttgttacaccattattaattataaatctcCATGGTAAACTGTGAATTTAATACTTGTTGAAGTAACGTTTACTTACACATTGAATGAATACGACTTGATATTGGCAAAACCACTACTTAAtttaaacaatttgagatactagtttctgttgttacaccattattaatattatcaatctctatATGGTAAACTGAGAGTTTACTGCTTGTTGAAATTAATATAGCTTACTGAGACACAAATTGTTCCAATAAATTAGTGgctttgacaatatcaagtcgatTTCATACAATACCATGATATCTTTTTtaatctcttttctgtaaaggtctacttgtaatataaatataaagaaaaataaaaatctcagtaccctttttagaaatattttatcacaacatgtttcggacatttatgccgaagtcatgacttgaaaatggcataaatgtccgaaacatgttgtgataaaatatttctaaaaagggtactgagatttttatttttctttatatttataataccaTGAAACTCCAGCCAGATAATAGatctattttatattcaattaatttaattatgaaattttataatttacttCTGATGCTTTATTTTATCGAGCATGTGAGTCTATTTTATCGAGAATTTGGCTTAGGCCTATGATATCGagcatttgaatttgaatcctTAATTTTGAATGCTCTATTCATCACAAGCGTTCAAAGTATTCAATGATGGCTAAAAGTTAGTTGAGGAGTTTATTACTctagatgtataatttttttataaatatttgtttGGTTTACCAATTTTTCACGCTTTATCTTTAATGTTGACAACATTTGAAAGATTACTTCTGTAGACTTTATATGGAACTTATATGCCCTCAACGTAAAGAGAGTAAATAGACTAATTTACTAGCCTAggtactaataataattatttattactaatAATagtgttgtataaattagaattggaacggTTTTGGGCGTTTTAGCCTGTGGTagttttctgtaagttgtgtaattctgaatgattaaataaataaattattctaatcTAAATTGTATTAACATTAAATTGCAGGCACTTGAATTGTTATTCAagagtaattttttatttcataaaaattctTTTTTTCAGAGTGATAGTGAAGGAAGTATTTCAAGTATCGACTTGACAAGTGTTGACATTTCCGGAATTGAAATCAGTAACCAAAAAGCGCCCATCGTTTGCAGGTAAATTGATTATTCACATCAGTAAAATGATAGGAATTTTTCAGTTGGATAATTACAACTTGTATAAGTTAAATTTTGGATTATAAACAAAACTTATTCTATTAGAAATTTAAAtaagttattaattattttaatagaacTCATTATTACACTTGTAACCATGCCTTTATACTCTCAAGTAAATATAGAACACttctatttcaaatattgttctactaattcaaaatacagagtgacacagaataacgggaacttttaaaaacgccataaaacattagtggaaaGAGCAAAAATGATttaactaatgtaaagttcaagactctccatttgagaattattattaacatctattactttttgacaattatttcttcaagatggcttcctcctgcacgaatacactcttgaaatctgtgttgagaatCCTGaacaacatttcagctgggatattgttaatttcatttgtaattgtctgttatgattcaaccacagttatggTTGAGTTTGATtcgagatagctccacaaacagaaaatcgcggGTGGACAGAtaatgggaccaggaaacgctgATGTTGCAGCGATTAATGAgtaatcgtcaacacagatttcaagagtgtatacgttcaggaggaagccatcttaaagaagtactaattgtcaaaaagtgatagatgttattaataattctcaaatgacaagtcttgaactttaaattagtttgaataaaatcaattttgcccttcccaccaatgttttatggcgttttaaaagttcccgttattctgcgTCACTCTGTATTATAATAAAACACGAATTTCTTTTATTGAATTCAAGTGAATGGTATTGAAACCTCGTAACAAAGATATGCCCATCTTTGTATTTTCTGAGCTCATTAAAATTATATCCACCCATCTTGTCAATgtagaatttttcaataatcaatttgCAATAAACAAACAGACATCAGAAAGTGTAGTTTCCACCTCAAGCAGGttgttatattgttattataataacattatattattacattatattaataatattatattgttattataataatatttagaaacGATTTGctttttctgtattgtataATATAGCGAATATCTAGAATAAAAAAACATCAATGTATCCCTCCTATATTCTAGTAATGCATGACATTCTTGCTCATTTAAGTCATTATGGTATCAAATACAAAATACTGTATGTATAAATAGATTGTACCAGTATCCATATACAAATCCCTTAAGATTATTACTTGAGCATTACTTGATAATGTATTATTAGATGCCAATCGTTGATTACAAATTTTCTTGTgtgaagaaatgaaataaagtgaaatttgttgattttcagATGGTTACAATGCGGACAATGGTTTCCGCACCTGGAGATGCTGGTGACCCACGTGACTCACGTCCACGCCGTGTCGGGTCGCAACGGTCTCTTCTTCTGTGGCTGGGAGGGCTGCTCCAGAGGTGACAGGGGGTTCAATGCCAGGTAGGTTCAAATCATGCTCTTTTCACAAATATTATCATCAGTTATCAACTATTGCTTTATAATAATCAAATGAGAATCTAAATTTAATGCAGTCATTGAtccaatttggattttcattcaatgagtattatataaatattaatgagcatttgaacaaatgcaatctaTTTCCATATAATTATTTGCTTCTTGTTCCGATGTGAGAATAATGATTATCCTCTTCAACAAGACAACAATATTGTTCAGATAATTGTATCTCGAACCACACGATTTATATTCTATCCGTCGAAAATATTTGAACTCATCCTTGAAGAAAGGTAAGGGTGTGTGCGTACAGAGAGCGGTCAGCGGTCTTAGGagaatatagatatagataaatccttcttttccttcaGGGTTACTTGACAGTAAGTTGTATTATATACTATAACTTTAGTAGCCTTGTTGCCCTTTTATAATCTTTGATGACACGACCGGTATATTTTACTTATTGTGTAAGGTTGCTTGCTTGCATCTGTTCTTGAATATATaagaaataaactgaatttttatttgaataatataatattccattcATGATCATGTATTGTCTAATTGTGGGAGTAGGCCTACCCTTGGTTAGCTCAAATGGGCATACAAGTGGAAAGTTGAAATTGGAAGTATATTGTACATAGAGAACTAGTCGTAAATTTCAATCGTTCAATTCTTGTACTTTGAATCCTTCCAtcacattattaattattcctTCCCAAGTATTTTATTGTACGGTAATCAAGAAACATCACTCTTTTCAAATCTCCAGTGAAATATAAATATCAAACTGCAAATTCATATAGGCCTTCtggttttttttatataataattatgctcTGTAGGCCTATCTGTATTCTGTTTGTATTTTCTATAAATTACATTCTATTACAATCGCATATTGAATGCTCTTGACTGCGATGAATATTAGTAAagattttgtgaaaaattatagACTATAACTCTAACAGTGATCTaatagaataagtatttttcTGTTCCAGGTATAAAATGCTGGTCCATGTGCGAACGCATACCAATGAAAAACCTCATCACTGCTTCCAATGCGATAAAAGCTTCAGTCGTgcggaaaatttgaaaattcacgCAAGATCTCATACCGGTTAGTAAAGCATCTGTATGAAAAGATTCCTTTTCCATGACACGGAATTTCCCTTTTTATGGAAGGTTTCCTCTTTATAAAAAGCCCTGTATATCATAGTAGAAAAGAATACTACATTAGGTACTGAgaagaaattttattattgctaCATGTTATGAAACATTTATTCATACCTCAAACCCACTGATAAGACGCCATCAATTCaccacaataattataattacagTATACAGTTCATGTCTGCAAAATGTTTGTATGAAGGAAACTTACTGTATCATATACTTGATCACAAACAACCAGTATTGATGAAAGCTCCTAATACAAGTTGtcataacttgaaaaatatacaaGTTTAGTAATATGGTTCTCAAGAAATATGCACAAACAAgtgaaatataatatgaaataatttttcccTCTAACAGTGTTGCAGAACGATTAGCATGATTTCCCTGATAATTGAGACTGCTACTGCCTATGGATGGAAATTACaccattttcaatatttcaatcatATATAGGAAGAAATGAGAGGTTACATTTGACAATGttcattttaatttcttctcctAGTTTTTGTAgcctactactattcaaagcagcAGGCTTCTACCTTATTTTGTTCGATTGATTCTTTTTAGGACGACGAAGTTCAAATGAATTTCCGAATCTTATATAGTCTCTTTCAGTTGCTTGGTTGCTTCTCTCAGAGCTTGTATGACTTTCAACATTTGCTCAAATGTTAatgaatataatgataataaaaaaatcatatgaattgaataatttggattctcgttgagaaattaatataatatttcattcacATTCATCTTACGTGTGATTTTATTGATGACAGGTGAAAGACCATACGTTTGCCCAGTAGCGGGTTGTGGCAAGGCTTACTCGAACTCTAGCGATCGATTCAAGCACACTCGAACACACTCGGTCGACAAGCCCTACTTCTGCAAGGTGCCCGGTTGTCCGAAACGATACACGGATCCCAGTTCGCTCAGGAAGCACGTCAAAACATATCGACACTTTGCGGTCAATCAGAAGTCGCCGCAGAGTAATGAAACTGgtaagaataatattcaaataagaTACACATTCGTTTTCTgtgtatttcacacgacatgcagtcaaatatataaataaataaagcatGTCAGtttgattatttacttaaatatttgactgcatgttaTGTGCAATACATAGAAaacaagtgtgttaatacatcgcagctcggaatggatcgagAAACCATAATCTTAAAATAAGAGactcatttatattaatttcaaattaattgatgcattcgattttgaaaaaaaatctaatgAGTAACTAATTCTGGACCTACAGCAATACAGTATTTACATCAATTTCAAGCTTGTGTAGGCTTAGCTTGATATGTGAGTAGCCTACTGtttattaaaatgttttaaaaattaaattataattttcattatacGGAATCAATAAGAGG
Coding sequences:
- the LOC111062491 gene encoding zinc finger protein GLIS2 isoform X1, coding for MVIYTICQKSDSEGSISSIDLTSVDISGIEISNQKAPIVCRWLQCGQWFPHLEMLVTHVTHVHAVSGRNGLFFCGWEGCSRGDRGFNARYKMLVHVRTHTNEKPHHCFQCDKSFSRAENLKIHARSHTGERPYVCPVAGCGKAYSNSSDRFKHTRTHSVDKPYFCKVPGCPKRYTDPSSLRKHVKTYRHFAVNQKSPQSNETVENVPKRIEPEEMVPPRLTTPHRTSASTISSMSISPPPFFDRKSPQLALNMSDYLAATPASPPFPAWPGLMPPWYEGGTWHLLHPPANYHGNTYTRSPHHLLFDFQNVQVASQNQTPLTEDEQDRPLDLTVQAK
- the LOC111062491 gene encoding zinc finger protein GLIS2 isoform X2, with protein sequence MVIYTICQKSDSEGSISSIDLTSVDISGIEISNQKAPIVCRWLQCGQWFPHLEMLVTHVTHVHAVSGRNGLFFCGWEGCSRGDRGFNARYKMLVHVRTHTNEKPHHCFQCDKSFSRAENLKIHARSHTGERPYVCPVAGCGKAYSNSSDRFKHTRTHSVDKPYFCKVPGCPKRYTDPSSLRKHVKTYRHFAVNQKSPQSNETENVPKRIEPEEMVPPRLTTPHRTSASTISSMSISPPPFFDRKSPQLALNMSDYLAATPASPPFPAWPGLMPPWYEGGTWHLLHPPANYHGNTYTRSPHHLLFDFQNVQVASQNQTPLTEDEQDRPLDLTVQAK